The Anabrus simplex isolate iqAnaSimp1 chromosome 6, ASM4041472v1, whole genome shotgun sequence genome includes the window tctatataacactaatcagagggaaaaatggaagggatccgacacttcgaaaaatgaagatatcggccaaaggaagacaagggccacgaagggcgtgaaaatgaaagactccctagccctcgcaaacctaatagcgtcggggtcggaaaagaacaagagttgaccaagataggtcggataggatagatgaaagtgaggagcctggcacaagtaagtggaaggaatgccaggactcagttaagggccccgtggtcgccaacccacgctccaaagttcggagcccctggggccaatgCCCCTGACATGAATGTTGATTATGTAAGAGAAGCCACGCTAACTGAACTCGAGTATGGGAAAAGATTACCCACAATCCCACAGCTTGAGGAAAAGGGAAACAATTGACTGGGTTGTGATTACGTGATATTCAGCAAACAGATCAGTACTACACGTAGTACCTTGCTGGTTTTTCAAGTTGGATTTCATTTCAAATTGTTTACTTGTCTTTCAAAATACTCACAAACCAACGTTTTATTATATTGCCTCAGGTGCACTAGTGCGGCATTGTCATCCCCTCAAAAATGAATTTTACAACTGTGACTTCAGTGTCCTGACCAAGCTATATTTACAATGCCATAGTAATACCAATACTTAGGCCTACTTATAAATGTGAGACAAAGAATACGTAGAGCAGACACTTAAAATAGCTGACAAAATAGCAACAGCAATGTCTTTCAAGAATTCTTAAAGGAAAATGGCAGGAACATCAGTCATCAATGTCTTGAACATGCTAAGTTGTGAACACTTGAATTAAAGCACCAGACACTCATGAGCGACTGAATAAGAGACAGCTGCAATAGTTGGGAAATGATGCTGTGCTCAGCCTGGCGAATGTAACAGGAGGGCATGGCATGCAACAGCAAGGATGTCAGACCTGGTACGAGCATACGAGCAGTATGAGTAACATTTGACTACAGGATGGGTGAGACATGAGACCTCGGCTCACTTGATCACGGTCAAATTGTTGGCCCTAGACACATGGGCCATTCTATTTCTGAAGTCATGCAGGTGCTGGGCTTTCCAAGGGCCACTGTAGGAAGAGTGCGTTGACAGTATGCGGATGCGGGCAAAACCACCACTGCCAGGGTCAATTTTTTTGTCATGGTGAACAACGCGTTCATTACAGGTCACCTTTGGCTAGCTCACATCATAAGAGCAGATAGATGAGCCCCAGTGCAGCAGATCACTCGTTAATTCAATGCTGGACAAACATGACTTGTGAGTagccataccatccagaaccatctcctcgccATGTGGTACAGAAGCAAGTGTCCCACGAGAGTACCTCTGCTCAACATCCGTCACAAGGCACAATGATCGACGTGGGGAAAGGAACACCACCACTGGATGCTCGAAGCATGGAAAGGTCAGCTGGACAGATGAGTCAAAGTACCAGTTGGTACACACCGATGGCCGGGTATGTGTGTTCCATCAACCATATGACAGCAGAGTACAGTTCAGGCTGGTGGTGGTATCCTCTGTTCATGTGGGATGTAATGGGACACCTGCGTACATCTGACCGCGTACCTCACCGGCAAACATTACAGGAACCTGCCGGGAGATCGTGTTCACTCCTTTGTCTCCAGCACCCTGCGGGCAATCTGTACCTACAGCAAGACACTGCTCCAGTACAACGCTCCTGAATTGTGGTTGACTGGTTCAATGAGTACTCCATGGATGTGAAAATGCAGAACAAGAAAGTCAAGGGGAAAGTAAAAAATAAATCAACAAAATAACTGCAAATAATGTGAAAAATTGGTAGAAAGAATTCACAAACATAAGATTAGGAACATGGGAAGAGCATTTTAAGAGGGTTACACcaagtaatcatcaccaccatcattatcatcaatgcTAGTAGTTTTTCTTTTGAGTGTATTGGAAAAAGTCTATGTCTGAGCTGAGATTCAAATTCAGTCTCCAAATATGAAAGCTTCTCAGTCTCGTGGAACATGTAAATATGTCCTGCAATGAAACAGATTTCTGGACAATCCTTGAATTTCCCATTTTTAATATTCTAGTAAAATAACCTAAGTTAAAAGGAGTACATTTGGAATAAATGCATTACCAGGTTCACATTCAGacattttctaaaaaaaaattgcAATAGAAAATGTCAATATTCCCAAGAATGTTTACTAAATAAATTTTTAATCAGAAACAGGAGTAGTTCAAATCTGTTCTATGCTGTCTTTTAGTTTTGTTTATGAAACTGCAGTTAATAAATTGACTAACTGTTCCTAACCACAAAATGTAATTGCAGGTCTAATATGATTGTAATATCTTGGTGAGGCATAGTTTATCTTCCTTCTTTGGCAAAAATGTGATGTGATTATAACTCATTTAAAATAAGTGAAACCTTGTAATGCACTTAAACTGTGGTTCTATGCACACATACATAGTATAGTTAGGCCTACACAGATGTATAAATACTTATGAAAAGGTACACAATAAAACAATTATATTCCCTACTATACAAGTAAAAAAATAAACTTATCTTTCCAGAAATAACACAATAGCAAAAATATAAATCACAGATCCAGATCACAATATATTTTAGTCTTAAACCACAGTACCAGAATTTCATTTATTCACCAGTATATCTTGGAATTCTTTTCTCACTGAAAGCAGCCAACCCTTCGAGTCTGTCCTTAGTTGGTATCACCTGAGCATAACAGGCTTGTTCAATGACATAACCAGTGTTAAGGTCAACCTCAAGACCCTTGTTTATAGCAAGCTTGGCCATTCTCACAGCAACAGGTCCATTAGGTACTATTTCTCTGGCAATTCCCAAAGCTCTTTTATATGCAGCATCTCCAGCTTCATTCTGCTGCATAACATGATTTACTATATGCATATTAAAGGCTTCTTTACCATCCAATACCCGTGCAGTAAATATCAATTCCTTGGCAATAGAAGGGCCAACTAGTCGAGGAAGCCTCTGGGTACCACCTGCTCCAGGTAATATGGCAAGTTTTGTTTCAACTAAACCTAATTTTGCATCACTTGATGCCACTCGAATGTCACAGGCTAAAGCTAATTCCAAACCTCCACCCAGTGCAACACCATCGATTGCAGCAATGACTGGCATAGGTAGATTTTCTATAGAAGTAGCAAGAGACTGCAACTTCGATACATACATGTTAACTTCCAAAGGGTTCATTTGTAACCTTTCCTTCAGATCTGCCCCAGCACAAAATATACCTGGTACCATGCTTCTCAAAATAACAACGCGTGCTTTTGTATGACATTTTATGTCTTCCAGAGCATTTGCTATGTCAGCAGCTAAAATTTGTCCCAAAGCATTTTTCGCTTTAGGCCGATTCAAGCCCAGAACAACAATGCTCTGATCGTTATCGACATGATGCACAACTAAATCCTGATAGGTTTTGGAAGCTGAACTACAAAATAACTTCGGCCTTATACTAAATGCTAATTTTGTGCACGTAATTAATCGATGAACAAGCATTTTTCGCTCGATTCCAGAGTTCAAAACAGATGACAGCGAGCTTAAAACACTTACACTGATAATTCCACGATAAAAATACTCTAATAAAAAAACAGCTGAACTTATCAGTCTCAGTGATGATAAATTTGTTAGATTGATGTAACCCGAGATGTTAGCACCAAAGTCTCGAAGAGTGTATGTAAAACCTCATTGCATTTTATGTAAACACCTCACCAGCGTTCT containing:
- the LOC136875437 gene encoding methylglutaconyl-CoA hydratase, mitochondrial — translated: MLVHRLITCTKLAFSIRPKLFCSSASKTYQDLVVHHVDNDQSIVVLGLNRPKAKNALGQILAADIANALEDIKCHTKARVVILRSMVPGIFCAGADLKERLQMNPLEVNMYVSKLQSLATSIENLPMPVIAAIDGVALGGGLELALACDIRVASSDAKLGLVETKLAILPGAGGTQRLPRLVGPSIAKELIFTARVLDGKEAFNMHIVNHVMQQNEAGDAAYKRALGIAREIVPNGPVAVRMAKLAINKGLEVDLNTGYVIEQACYAQVIPTKDRLEGLAAFSEKRIPRYTGE